A single window of Halobacillus naozhouensis DNA harbors:
- a CDS encoding site-specific integrase has product MVGVFDGNTVFGSPNRPDFSYPKTDSGMRTIALSESVITALSQYRKEKKAQLFRAGMKLTPSCYVISDNGSSPINPQTVHKFFLYDIKRSEVPRIRFHDLRHTHATIMLQLGEHAKVVSERLCHAVVQTTLNLYSHVTPNMQKDSAIRFDEAFKNIHLQ; this is encoded by the coding sequence ATGGTTGGAGTGTTCGACGGAAACACCGTCTTCGGTTCCCCCAATCGCCCCGACTTCAGCTACCCTAAAACCGATTCAGGTATGAGAACCATCGCTCTGTCTGAATCAGTCATTACAGCATTAAGTCAATACCGAAAAGAGAAAAAGGCACAACTTTTCCGTGCCGGAATGAAACTTACGCCTTCCTGTTATGTGATTTCTGATAATGGGAGCTCTCCTATTAACCCACAAACGGTTCATAAATTCTTTTTATATGATATAAAGCGGTCAGAAGTACCACGGATTAGATTCCATGATCTCCGCCATACTCATGCAACAATTATGCTTCAGTTAGGAGAACACGCTAAAGTTGTTTCTGAAAGGTTATGCCACGCCGTTGTACAGACTACACTAAACTTATATAGTCATGTTACTCCTAACATGCAAAAAGATTCAGCAATAAGATTTGATGAGGCGTTCAAAAACATCCATTTGCAATAA
- a CDS encoding class II fructose-bisphosphate aldolase — MGGTEDGVSVEHSNHTDPEEAAYFYKETNVYALAVSFGSARGQYRSKAALDFDVLHKIYEAVDVPLVLHGGTGVSYDDIGVLIENGISKINIGTILNVTYIEKGKETFSESSLDNSLRNVLIPCNDKVKEIIKEKIYHFNNNRALAN, encoded by the coding sequence ATTGGGGGAACCGAAGACGGTGTTTCCGTCGAACACTCCAACCATACAGATCCAGAGGAGGCTGCCTATTTCTATAAAGAAACAAACGTCTATGCATTAGCTGTTTCTTTCGGATCTGCCCGTGGACAGTATCGTTCTAAGGCAGCATTGGATTTCGATGTGTTACACAAGATTTATGAGGCAGTGGATGTACCGCTTGTATTACATGGTGGAACAGGTGTATCTTATGATGATATCGGTGTATTGATAGAAAACGGGATTTCCAAAATCAATATTGGTACAATACTGAATGTTACTTACATTGAAAAAGGGAAAGAAACGTTTAGTGAATCATCGTTGGATAATTCCCTTAGAAACGTACTTATTCCTTGTAATGACAAAGTAAAAGAAATTATTAAAGAGAAAATCTATCACTTCAATAATAATAGAGCGCTAGCAAACTAG